One Hyla sarda isolate aHylSar1 chromosome 11, aHylSar1.hap1, whole genome shotgun sequence genomic window carries:
- the FAM181A gene encoding LOW QUALITY PROTEIN: protein FAM181A (The sequence of the model RefSeq protein was modified relative to this genomic sequence to represent the inferred CDS: deleted 1 base in 1 codon) — MASDNEVKTLLNFVNLASCDIKAALDKSAPCRRSVDHRKYLQKQLKRFSQKYARLPRCHPAGRTVDLRKGLVDKLGPTTPGKGLNDKVVGAMEEGVMGDVENRADIGQQGQVPMRKRQLPASFWEEPRSSANLLDLPCPSRLDIIYKDRTETSLPVYESKKVKNVPDKSHVLCAHPAGDKETGKVPPVTSFSPCSCCPLQYHGQQVLYQHSHGVHHHPNPFTTLALWSKNTAVPTVEIQHLCKDSGQRLYRHVVLKPIPTKPTVLPSIFNVFGYI; from the exons ATGGCATCAGACAATGAGGTCAAAACGTTGCTGAATTTCGTCAACTTGGCGTCGTGTGACATCAAGGCGGCTCTGGACAAGTCGGCTCCGTGCAGGAGATCAGTGGATCACAGGAAGTATCTGCAGAAACAGCTGAAAAGGTTCTCCCAGAAGTATGCCCGGTTACCCAGGTGCCACCCCGCCGGCAGAAccgtggacctgaggaaggggcTGGTGGAC AAACTGGGGCCCACCACTCCTGGTAAAGGGCTGAATGACAAGGTGGTGGGGGCCATGGAGGAGGGCGTTATGGGGGACGTGGAGAACAGGGCGGACATTGGCCAGCAGGGTCAAGTGCCCATGAGGAAAAGACAACTGCCGGCATCCTTCTGGGAGGAGCCCAGATCGTCCGCCAACCTCCTGGACCTGCCTTGTCCCTCCAGACTGGACATCATATATAAGGACAGGACCGAGACCTCCCTTCCTGTCTATGAaagtaaaaaagtcaaaaatgtcCCCGACAAATCCCACGTCCTCTGTGCCCACCCCGCGGGAGATAAGGAGACCGGGAAGGTGCCACCTGTAACCTCCTTCAGTCCCTGCAGCTGCTGCCCTCTTCAGTACCACGGACAGCAGGTCCTGTACCAGCACAGCCATGGGGTCCACCACCACCCCAACCCCTTCACCACCCTGGCACTATGGAGTAAAAATACCGCCGTGCCCACCGTGGAGATCCAGCACTTGTGTAAGGACTCTGGGCAGAGACTCTACAGACACGTGGTCCTCAAGCCCATACCCACCAAACCCACCGTGCTGCCCTCCATTTTTAACGTTTTTGGATATATCTGA